In Litorilinea aerophila, the following proteins share a genomic window:
- a CDS encoding MATE family efflux transporter, producing the protein MEEREQFPEVAGPDPADDHPQPPGDDPTELSLRRRVFNLAWPVISENFLQTLLGVVDTLMVAQLGAEAIAGVGAAIQIMFFIISALSATSVGSSVLVAQAVGAQAFARASRLAKQSLVWSVIISIPLIVAGLFSAEWLIAIFGMEPAVSAIGTEYLQVTMGTVVVLTLLLLGGGVLRGAGDSRTPMLITACANLVNVVLTYGLIFGRLGMPELGAVGSAWGTFLSRALGVAILLVVLWRGRHGITIRGRQGWWPSLQLARNILRIGIPAALEQMLISVGFLVLTIVVARLGTLALAAHRIAFNALSVAFLPGIGFGIAATALVGQSIGARRQAEGWMIARIATEWALIWMGSLGVVFFLFGRAIMGIFTDDPTVIEMGAAAFRPLALTMPFWAVLFVQGGALRGTGNTQYPLRVNTIGVWTSVLLGALLLRLMGGGLATVWVAFLLVAPVTSTLLLRRFRRAITREKLVAAFS; encoded by the coding sequence GTGGAAGAGCGTGAGCAATTTCCCGAGGTAGCGGGCCCTGACCCGGCAGACGATCATCCCCAGCCGCCAGGGGATGACCCCACGGAGCTTTCCCTCAGGCGACGCGTCTTTAACCTGGCCTGGCCGGTGATCAGCGAAAACTTCCTCCAGACTCTCCTGGGGGTGGTGGATACCTTGATGGTGGCGCAACTGGGCGCCGAGGCCATCGCCGGGGTGGGTGCAGCCATCCAGATCATGTTCTTCATCATCTCGGCCCTCAGCGCCACCTCGGTGGGGAGCTCGGTCCTGGTGGCCCAGGCGGTGGGAGCCCAGGCCTTTGCCCGGGCCAGCCGGCTGGCCAAGCAGTCCCTGGTCTGGAGCGTCATCATTTCCATTCCCCTTATTGTGGCCGGGCTCTTCAGCGCGGAGTGGCTTATCGCCATCTTCGGCATGGAGCCGGCCGTCAGCGCCATCGGTACCGAGTATCTCCAGGTGACCATGGGGACGGTGGTGGTGTTGACCCTGCTGCTGCTGGGCGGGGGTGTGCTGCGGGGTGCGGGTGACTCCCGCACGCCCATGCTGATCACCGCGTGCGCCAACCTGGTCAATGTGGTTCTGACCTACGGGCTGATTTTCGGTCGGTTGGGCATGCCGGAGCTGGGGGCTGTGGGGAGTGCCTGGGGCACCTTTCTCTCTCGGGCCCTGGGTGTAGCGATCCTCCTGGTGGTTCTCTGGCGAGGAAGACACGGCATCACCATCCGGGGACGTCAGGGCTGGTGGCCCAGCCTGCAATTGGCCCGCAACATCCTGCGCATCGGCATTCCAGCCGCCCTGGAGCAGATGTTGATTTCGGTGGGCTTTCTGGTCCTCACCATCGTGGTGGCCCGCCTGGGCACCCTGGCGCTGGCCGCCCACCGCATCGCCTTCAACGCCCTGTCGGTGGCTTTTTTGCCGGGCATCGGTTTCGGTATCGCGGCCACCGCCCTGGTGGGGCAGAGCATCGGCGCCCGGCGTCAGGCAGAAGGCTGGATGATTGCCCGCATCGCGACCGAGTGGGCATTGATCTGGATGGGGTCCCTGGGCGTGGTCTTCTTCCTCTTCGGCCGGGCCATCATGGGGATCTTCACCGACGATCCGACCGTGATCGAGATGGGCGCCGCTGCCTTCCGTCCCCTGGCCCTGACCATGCCCTTCTGGGCCGTCCTCTTCGTCCAGGGGGGGGCCCTGCGGGGGACGGGCAATACCCAGTACCCCCTGCGGGTCAACACCATCGGCGTCTGGACGTCGGTGCTACTGGGGGCACTGCTGTTACGTTTGATGGGCGGGGGGCTGGCCACGGTGTGGGTGGCGTTCCTGCTGGTGGCGCCGGTGACTTCTACCCTGCTCTTGCGCCGTTTCCGCCGGGCCATCACCCGGGAAAAGCTGGTGGCGGCTTTCAGCTGA
- a CDS encoding isoamylase early set domain-containing protein, which produces MIRKFKASRPGYVRVVFELPACLWADRIYLTGDFNNWDQTATPMRQDHDGVWRAEVELPAGQSYEFRYLIDGQWRTDFHADGFTTNNYGTENSVVRAELPEEELTVLQNGLVHELNEALSLPEKVAPHQPGSRRYSLAA; this is translated from the coding sequence ATGATTCGCAAGTTTAAAGCTTCGAGACCCGGTTACGTACGCGTCGTTTTTGAACTCCCCGCATGTCTTTGGGCCGACCGGATCTATCTGACCGGCGATTTCAACAACTGGGATCAGACGGCCACTCCCATGCGCCAGGACCACGACGGCGTGTGGCGTGCGGAAGTGGAGCTACCGGCAGGGCAGAGCTACGAGTTTCGCTACCTGATCGACGGCCAGTGGCGGACTGATTTTCACGCCGATGGCTTCACCACCAACAACTACGGCACCGAAAACAGTGTGGTGCGGGCCGAGCTGCCCGAGGAAGAACTCACCGTCCTCCAGAATGGGCTGGTCCATGAGCTGAACGAAGCCCTGTCCCTGCCGGAAAAGGTGGCGCCCCACCAACCTGGAAGCCGGCGCTACAGCCTGGCCGCTTGA
- the leuS gene encoding leucine--tRNA ligase: MSDRYNPQEIEPKWQKIWEEEGLYRTVEDPERPKWYALTMLPYPSGDLHTGHWYAFTPSDAAARWRRMNGYNVFFPIGFDAFGLPAENAAIKHGIHPKEWTYANIERMRRQLRQMGAMWAWDREAITCDPEYYKWTQWFFLKFYEAGLAYREYAPVDWCPSCNTTLAREQVWGEDRHCERCGTPVIKKELEQWKFRITRYADELIEGLNQIDWPERVKVMQINWIGRSEGAEVTFHTEQGDPVVIFTTRPDTLWGATFMVLAPEHLLVDKVTTPEQWEEVQAYKAAAARLDEITRTATDKEKTGVFTGGYAINPVNNERIPIWIADYVMMGYGTGAIMAVPAHDQRDFEFAQKFGLEIRRVISGPNGEDGPLTEAYDSKEEGFMINSGPFDGTPVKEAAKKVTAWLEETGKGKAAVNYRLRDWLISRQRMWGAPIPIIYCPQCGTVPVPYEELPVRLPDDAEFKPTGESPLKYHAGFRYVKCPRCGGDAERETDTMDTFMCSSWYHYAYVSPYWKAGETIHADDMPWDPEKGEYWLPVDQYTGGIEHATMHLLYTRFFTKALRDLGIVNFDEPMLRLFNQGTILGPDGEKMSKSRGNVVNPDDYVGKYGADTVRGYLMFIGPWELGGPWDPSAIEGVSRFLHRVWHVVVEEGDPAQQEAEPAGEELRALERKLHQTILKVTDDIANFRFNTAIAAMMELNNLLLRLKETPVYGSALWQEAIETLILLMAPIFPHISEELWHRLGHTESVHLQRWPEGDPEKAREEEITVVVQVNGKVRDKLLVSPGTDKATLESQALALGNVQKWIDGKQVRKVIVVPDRLVNIVVG, from the coding sequence ATGTCCGATCGATATAATCCACAAGAAATCGAGCCCAAGTGGCAAAAAATTTGGGAAGAAGAAGGGCTGTACCGGACGGTGGAAGACCCCGAGCGGCCCAAATGGTACGCGTTGACCATGTTACCCTATCCCTCGGGCGACCTGCACACCGGCCACTGGTACGCGTTCACACCGAGCGACGCGGCGGCCCGCTGGCGGCGCATGAACGGCTATAACGTCTTCTTCCCCATCGGCTTCGACGCCTTCGGCCTGCCCGCGGAGAACGCCGCCATCAAGCACGGCATCCACCCCAAAGAGTGGACCTACGCCAACATCGAGCGCATGCGCCGACAACTGCGCCAGATGGGCGCCATGTGGGCCTGGGACCGGGAAGCCATTACCTGCGACCCGGAATATTACAAGTGGACCCAGTGGTTCTTCCTGAAATTCTATGAAGCCGGCCTGGCCTACCGGGAATACGCGCCGGTGGACTGGTGCCCCAGTTGCAACACCACCCTGGCCCGGGAGCAGGTCTGGGGAGAAGATCGCCACTGCGAGCGCTGCGGAACCCCCGTCATCAAGAAAGAGCTGGAACAGTGGAAGTTCCGCATCACCCGCTACGCCGATGAGTTGATCGAGGGGCTGAACCAGATCGACTGGCCGGAGCGGGTCAAAGTGATGCAGATCAACTGGATCGGCCGCAGCGAGGGCGCGGAAGTCACCTTCCACACGGAGCAGGGCGACCCCGTGGTGATCTTCACCACCCGCCCCGACACCCTGTGGGGCGCCACCTTCATGGTGCTGGCGCCGGAGCACCTGCTGGTGGACAAGGTCACCACGCCGGAACAGTGGGAGGAGGTCCAGGCCTATAAGGCCGCCGCTGCCCGCCTGGACGAGATCACCCGCACGGCCACCGACAAGGAGAAGACCGGCGTCTTCACCGGCGGCTACGCCATCAACCCGGTCAACAACGAGCGCATCCCCATCTGGATCGCCGACTACGTGATGATGGGCTACGGCACCGGCGCCATCATGGCCGTCCCCGCCCACGACCAGCGGGACTTCGAGTTTGCCCAAAAGTTTGGCCTGGAAATTCGCCGGGTGATCAGCGGCCCCAACGGCGAAGACGGCCCCCTGACCGAAGCCTACGACTCCAAGGAAGAAGGCTTCATGATCAACAGCGGCCCCTTCGACGGCACACCCGTCAAGGAGGCGGCCAAGAAGGTCACCGCCTGGTTGGAAGAGACGGGCAAGGGGAAGGCCGCGGTCAACTACCGCCTGCGGGACTGGCTGATCAGCCGCCAGCGCATGTGGGGCGCGCCCATCCCCATCATCTACTGCCCCCAGTGTGGCACGGTGCCCGTCCCCTACGAAGAGCTGCCCGTGCGCCTGCCCGACGATGCCGAGTTCAAGCCCACGGGAGAAAGCCCACTGAAATACCACGCCGGCTTCCGCTATGTGAAATGCCCCCGCTGTGGCGGCGACGCGGAGCGGGAAACCGACACCATGGACACCTTCATGTGCTCCAGCTGGTACCACTACGCCTATGTTTCGCCCTACTGGAAGGCCGGGGAAACCATCCACGCCGACGACATGCCGTGGGATCCAGAAAAGGGCGAATATTGGCTGCCGGTGGACCAGTACACGGGCGGCATTGAGCACGCCACCATGCACCTGCTCTACACCCGCTTCTTCACCAAGGCCCTGCGGGACCTGGGCATCGTGAACTTCGACGAGCCCATGTTGCGCCTGTTCAACCAGGGGACCATCCTGGGGCCGGATGGGGAGAAGATGTCCAAGAGCCGGGGCAACGTGGTCAACCCCGACGACTACGTGGGGAAATACGGGGCAGACACGGTACGGGGCTACCTGATGTTCATCGGCCCCTGGGAACTGGGCGGGCCGTGGGATCCCAGCGCCATTGAAGGGGTCAGCCGCTTCCTGCACCGGGTCTGGCATGTGGTGGTGGAAGAGGGCGACCCGGCCCAGCAGGAGGCCGAGCCGGCCGGGGAGGAGCTACGGGCCCTGGAGCGCAAGCTGCACCAGACCATCCTGAAGGTGACCGACGACATCGCCAACTTCCGCTTCAACACGGCCATTGCCGCCATGATGGAGCTGAACAACCTGCTGCTGCGGCTCAAGGAGACGCCTGTCTATGGCAGCGCCCTGTGGCAGGAAGCGATTGAGACGCTGATCTTGCTGATGGCGCCCATCTTCCCCCACATCAGCGAGGAGCTGTGGCATCGGCTGGGCCACACCGAAAGCGTACACCTGCAGCGCTGGCCTGAGGGAGATCCGGAAAAGGCCCGGGAGGAGGAGATCACCGTGGTGGTCCAGGTGAACGGCAAGGTCCGGGACAAGCTGCTGGTTTCCCCGGGCACAGACAAGGCCACCCTGGAAAGCCAGGCCCTGGCCCTGGGCAACGTGCAGAAGTGGATCGACGGCAAACAGGTGCGCAAGGTGATCGTGGTGCCGGACCGGCTGGTGAATATCGTGGTGGGATGA
- a CDS encoding branched-chain amino acid transaminase: MRADYIWMNGKVIPWDEAKVHVFTHALHYGSSVFEGIRAYERDGNPAIFRGPEHFERLLFSCKVARIPSPLTVDEWMQVTAEVLRANQHRSAYIRPLVFRGYDSLGVDGRGCPVDAILATVPWGAYLGAEALEKGVDVQVSSWRRMAPDTLNALAKIGGQYVNSQNVVMEAKDNGFNEGIALDINGYVSEGSGENIFLIYKGEIYTPPLGNSILGGITRDCAITIARDLGYTVRETTIPREMLYLADEIFFTGTAAEITPVRSVDRLPVGKGGRGPITKSIQDVFFGIIRGELPDKWNWFTPVSLAETVRAG; the protein is encoded by the coding sequence ATGCGGGCTGATTATATCTGGATGAATGGCAAGGTGATCCCGTGGGACGAGGCGAAGGTCCACGTCTTCACCCACGCCTTGCACTACGGCAGCAGCGTCTTCGAGGGCATCCGCGCCTACGAACGGGACGGGAACCCGGCCATCTTCCGGGGGCCCGAACATTTCGAACGGCTGCTCTTCAGTTGCAAAGTCGCCCGCATTCCATCCCCCTTGACCGTCGACGAGTGGATGCAGGTGACGGCCGAGGTGTTGCGCGCCAATCAACACCGCAGCGCTTACATCCGCCCCCTGGTCTTCCGGGGCTACGACTCCCTGGGCGTGGACGGCCGGGGCTGCCCGGTGGACGCCATCCTGGCCACGGTGCCCTGGGGCGCCTACCTGGGCGCCGAAGCCCTGGAAAAGGGCGTGGACGTGCAGGTGAGCAGCTGGCGCCGCATGGCCCCCGACACCCTCAACGCGCTGGCCAAGATCGGCGGCCAGTATGTCAACAGCCAGAACGTGGTCATGGAAGCCAAGGATAACGGCTTCAACGAGGGCATCGCCCTGGACATCAACGGCTACGTGAGCGAGGGCAGCGGCGAGAACATCTTCCTCATCTACAAAGGTGAAATTTACACGCCCCCCCTGGGCAACAGCATCCTGGGGGGGATCACCCGGGATTGCGCCATCACCATTGCCCGGGACCTGGGCTACACCGTACGGGAGACCACCATTCCCCGGGAGATGCTCTACCTGGCCGACGAAATCTTCTTCACAGGCACGGCCGCCGAGATCACCCCGGTTCGCTCGGTGGATCGGCTGCCGGTGGGCAAGGGCGGCCGCGGCCCCATCACCAAGAGCATCCAGGATGTCTTCTTCGGCATCATCCGGGGCGAGCTGCCCGACAAATGGAACTGGTTCACGCCCGTGAGCCTGGCTGAAACGGTCCGCGCCGGCTGA
- a CDS encoding VWA domain-containing protein: protein MEDRMLKFIAALRAGGVRISLAESADAFQAVDHMGVQERELFRLSLRTTLVKDANSLPIFDELFPLFFDSGDQPPMMDITEDMSPEEAQMLAQALRMFSEQLRRMMEKLLRGEQLSQQELEQLGQMVGLNRMNDMRYREWMARRMMRALRFDEVREALRELMQLLAQMGMSKERLEQMRQLIQANQQAIQEQLSQFAGQRIAENMSEERPDQGIDELLDRPFGALSDRDMDRLRKEVSRLANRLRSRIALRQKRAKSGQLDAKATLRANLKHGGVPMEIKHRDHRLKPKLVVICDISTSMRHCSELMLSLVYALQDLVTKTHAFAFIDHLEYITPDFVGQEAKDAISQVLVRMPPGSYNTDLGYSLDNFARNYLDTLDSRTTFIMVGDARNNYHDPRLDLFSMMARRCRRTIWLNPEPPMLWGTGDSDMLEYARYCDDVIVAATLGELTQAIDHLLTAS from the coding sequence ATGGAAGATCGGATGCTCAAATTTATCGCCGCGCTGCGGGCGGGCGGCGTGCGCATCAGCCTGGCCGAGAGCGCGGATGCCTTCCAGGCGGTCGACCACATGGGCGTCCAGGAGCGGGAGCTCTTCCGCCTCAGCCTGCGCACCACCCTGGTCAAGGACGCCAACAGCCTGCCCATCTTCGACGAGCTGTTCCCCCTCTTCTTCGACAGCGGCGACCAGCCACCCATGATGGACATCACGGAAGACATGTCGCCGGAGGAGGCCCAGATGCTGGCCCAGGCGCTGCGCATGTTCAGCGAGCAGCTCCGCCGCATGATGGAAAAGCTCCTCCGGGGTGAACAGCTCAGCCAGCAGGAGCTGGAACAACTGGGCCAGATGGTAGGCCTCAACCGCATGAACGACATGCGCTACCGGGAGTGGATGGCCCGGCGTATGATGCGGGCCCTGCGCTTCGACGAAGTGCGGGAAGCCCTGCGGGAACTGATGCAGCTCCTGGCGCAGATGGGCATGAGCAAAGAGCGCCTGGAGCAGATGCGCCAGCTCATCCAGGCCAATCAACAGGCCATCCAGGAGCAGCTCTCCCAGTTCGCCGGCCAGCGCATCGCCGAAAACATGAGCGAAGAACGACCGGACCAGGGCATCGACGAACTGCTGGACCGCCCCTTCGGCGCCCTTTCGGACCGGGACATGGACCGGCTGCGCAAAGAGGTGAGCCGCCTGGCCAACCGTCTGCGCAGCCGCATCGCCCTGCGCCAGAAGCGGGCCAAGAGCGGCCAGTTGGACGCCAAGGCCACCCTGCGGGCCAACCTGAAGCACGGGGGCGTCCCCATGGAGATCAAACATCGGGACCACCGGCTGAAGCCCAAGCTGGTGGTCATCTGCGACATCAGCACCTCCATGCGCCACTGCTCCGAACTGATGCTCAGCCTGGTCTACGCGCTCCAGGATCTGGTCACCAAGACCCACGCCTTCGCCTTCATCGACCACCTGGAATACATCACGCCGGACTTTGTGGGACAGGAAGCCAAAGATGCCATCAGCCAGGTGCTGGTGCGCATGCCGCCCGGCTCCTACAACACGGACCTGGGCTACAGCCTGGACAACTTCGCCCGCAACTACCTGGACACCCTGGACAGCCGCACCACCTTTATCATGGTGGGGGATGCCCGCAACAACTACCACGACCCCCGGCTGGATCTCTTCAGCATGATGGCCCGGCGCTGCCGGCGCACCATCTGGCTCAACCCGGAGCCGCCCATGCTCTGGGGCACCGGTGACAGCGACATGCTGGAATATGCCCGCTACTGTGACGACGTCATCGTCGCCGCCACCCTGGGTGAATTGACCCAGGCCATCGACCACCTGCTCACCGCGTCCTGA
- a CDS encoding AAA family ATPase, which yields MTNNRVYTSPRAVKEALGEQQYIASDEIATTVYLCQQLGKPLLTEGPAGVGKTELAKAIAGATGRELIRLQCYEGLDETKALYEWEYAKQLLYTQLLRDKLQETLANTHSLAEAADRLAAEEDVFFSMRFLLQRPLLKAILSEKPTVLLIDEIDRADAEFEAFLLEVLSDFQVSVPELGTLAAVHRPLVVLTSNNTRELSEALKRRCLYLFIGYPSLEQELAVVRLKVPELSPKLARQAVELVQRLRDLDLRKSPSISETLDWARSLVALNAKQLDEETLETTLNVLLKHESDLQKVRRRMQVSSRGVDIEDDDLSQFRWRD from the coding sequence GTGACCAACAATCGAGTCTACACTTCCCCCCGCGCTGTCAAAGAAGCGCTCGGAGAACAACAGTACATCGCCAGCGACGAAATCGCCACCACCGTCTACCTCTGCCAGCAGCTGGGCAAACCCCTGCTGACCGAAGGGCCGGCCGGCGTGGGCAAGACGGAGCTGGCCAAGGCCATTGCCGGCGCCACCGGCCGGGAACTCATCCGCCTCCAGTGTTACGAAGGGCTGGACGAAACCAAGGCCCTGTACGAATGGGAATATGCCAAGCAGCTGCTCTACACCCAGCTGCTGCGGGACAAGCTCCAGGAGACCCTGGCCAACACCCATTCCCTGGCCGAAGCCGCCGACCGGCTGGCGGCTGAAGAGGACGTCTTCTTCTCCATGCGCTTTCTGCTGCAACGCCCCCTGCTCAAGGCAATCCTCAGTGAAAAGCCCACTGTCCTCCTGATCGACGAGATCGACCGGGCCGACGCCGAGTTCGAGGCCTTCCTGTTGGAAGTGCTGAGCGACTTCCAGGTCAGCGTGCCGGAGCTGGGCACTCTTGCAGCGGTCCATCGCCCCCTGGTGGTGCTGACCAGCAACAACACCCGGGAGCTGAGCGAAGCCCTGAAGCGGCGCTGCCTCTACCTCTTCATCGGCTACCCTTCCCTGGAACAGGAGCTGGCCGTGGTGCGCCTGAAGGTGCCCGAGCTGAGCCCCAAGCTGGCCCGCCAGGCGGTGGAGCTGGTGCAACGGCTGCGGGATCTGGATCTGCGCAAATCGCCCAGCATCAGCGAAACCCTGGACTGGGCCCGTTCCCTGGTGGCCCTCAACGCCAAACAACTGGACGAAGAGACCCTGGAGACCACCTTGAACGTCCTGCTGAAGCACGAGAGCGACCTGCAGAAAGTTCGTCGCCGCATGCAGGTCAGCTCCCGGGGCGTGGACATTGAGGACGATGACCTGAGCCAGTTCCGCTGGCGGGATTAG
- a CDS encoding YgeY family selenium metabolism-linked hydrolase, whose translation MTEMNQERLVQFARELVQLPSLSGQEQAVARRVQAEMEALGFDQVTVDENGSVIGVIEGREPGNTLLLDAHTDTVDVTSGVPWQRDPFSGAVVDGALHGRGSADMKGALAAMVHAAAGLDRSHLRGRVVVSASTLEEVLEGIALQAVMARYPPDFVVIGEATGLNLSRGGRGRAEVRLETVGRPAHSSSPQLGRNAVLDMLQAVAAVEALTLPTHPLMGPAILALTDIISEPYPGHSVIPSICRVTYDRRLLPGETEEDVLGPILALAEGDLAARQIQLRATIATGEYTAYTGNVLRMAKFFPAWLLPEDHAFVQRSLAGLHAAGLQPELTTYRFCTNAAYSAGVAHVPTVGFGPATEADAHVVDERLRLEDLLAAARGYRGIMEAVLNGTD comes from the coding sequence ATGACAGAGATGAATCAGGAGCGGCTGGTGCAGTTTGCCCGGGAGCTGGTACAGCTCCCCAGCCTGAGCGGGCAGGAACAGGCGGTGGCCCGGCGGGTCCAGGCAGAGATGGAGGCCCTGGGCTTCGACCAGGTCACCGTGGACGAGAACGGCAGCGTGATCGGGGTCATCGAGGGGAGGGAGCCGGGCAACACTCTGCTCCTGGATGCCCACACCGACACCGTGGACGTGACGTCAGGGGTCCCCTGGCAGCGGGATCCCTTCTCCGGCGCGGTGGTGGACGGTGCTCTGCACGGCCGGGGCAGCGCGGACATGAAGGGCGCGCTGGCGGCCATGGTCCACGCCGCCGCCGGCCTGGATCGCAGCCATCTCCGGGGCCGGGTGGTGGTGAGCGCCTCCACCCTGGAGGAGGTGCTGGAAGGGATCGCCCTGCAGGCCGTCATGGCCCGCTATCCCCCGGACTTCGTGGTCATCGGCGAGGCCACCGGGCTGAACCTGAGCCGGGGCGGTCGGGGGCGGGCCGAAGTCCGTCTGGAGACGGTGGGCCGGCCGGCCCACTCCTCGTCCCCCCAGCTGGGCCGCAACGCGGTGCTGGACATGCTCCAGGCGGTGGCCGCCGTGGAGGCGCTGACGCTGCCCACCCACCCCCTCATGGGGCCGGCCATCCTGGCCCTGACTGATATCATCTCCGAGCCCTACCCGGGCCACTCGGTCATTCCCAGCATCTGCCGGGTGACCTACGACCGGCGGCTCTTGCCCGGCGAAACGGAAGAGGACGTGCTAGGTCCCATCCTGGCGCTGGCGGAGGGCGACCTGGCGGCCCGACAGATTCAGCTACGGGCCACCATTGCCACCGGCGAGTACACCGCCTACACCGGCAACGTCTTGCGCATGGCCAAGTTCTTTCCGGCCTGGCTCCTGCCGGAGGACCACGCCTTCGTCCAGCGTTCCCTGGCTGGCCTGCACGCGGCCGGCCTTCAGCCCGAATTGACCACCTACCGCTTCTGCACCAACGCGGCCTACAGCGCCGGCGTCGCCCATGTGCCCACGGTGGGCTTTGGCCCCGCAACCGAGGCCGATGCCCACGTGGTAGACGAGCGGCTGCGGCTGGAGGACCTCCTGGCTGCGGCCCGGGGCTACCGGGGCATCATGGAGGCCGTGCTGAACGGGACGGATTGA